One Psilocybe cubensis strain MGC-MH-2018 chromosome 9, whole genome shotgun sequence genomic window, GTACCCTTTTTTCCACAATGTCCTTGTTCCCCCGTAACCGTTATAACATTCCATTCGATCCATCTTGTATCGTTCACCCCTTGTTCGATCCTCGGCCCTCCCTCGACTCAAATATATCTCGTTCGTCCTTCATTCTACATCCCGAACAGTAACACTGCTATTAGTATTTCATACTTACAATTCACTCTTTCAAGTTTCAATTATATATTAGAATGTTTTGACTCCTTTCTGTCTTCATGTCCTTTCCTATCTTCATCCTGTTGGGGATTGGAGAGTGATAATGGGATTGGGGCGTCTGTGGGTTGGGCAGACGGTTTGGCGGAGTCCCCCCCCCGCCGCCCCCTGTTTCCTGTACTTGCTTAGGTAAACATTGAAATAGTTGtacctttcttttccctacttgttttgtttcttttgATGACGGCTTGTTTCAGGATGATGGTATTTTTGGGTTTACTTGTACGTAGAGGCTGATGCTATTTATCGCTACTATTCTATACTATACTATACTAGATTGTATTGATCGATTATGTTGAGTTCGACTTGTGTACGGCGTCTCTTGCccctttttcttctattcCACTCATCCCGGGGTCATGGCGCTGTATGTGTCGAGCTAATGGTTTATTTATAGTACAGCGCTGGCTAATGCTATACATCGATGCATATTTCAAATTTCTTTTACTTGTCGGTTTATTTCGCAACCCCAGTTCCTGTTTTCAAGCCGCAATCGACTCGAGAGAATTGTTTCGTTTGTGGTTCTAGATACGTATCAGAGAAACGAACATACTAATATGGAATTGGAATATCTCAAGGTCAAGGGCAGGTTGGAGTTCTTTATTAAAATAACGGTACTACATACATGATAAGGTCCAAGGTATCTGGTATACATCAAGGTGAAAATGTATAATAATTCAATTTACCATCTtacacacccacaccacctttttcaagAAGTCGCCATGCTTATTTTTTGAATTCCGAATCTGATCATGACTTGTAAGTTCTACCCAACCAACTTCTACGTACCACTTTTTGTTTGTTGCTGATCGATTGATTCGCGGAAGCGAAGGAGAGATCTCGTATCGGTGCGTACCCCAATCTATGGGTGGGCACCCCGTGGGTTTGGGAAGGTTAGGGCAAGTGGGCAATCATCATGattcatgatcatgatcggAAAGATGGATCCGGATGCGGTACATATGTCCTTTTGGGTGGAGACTGGGGGTGAGTAGGCCTGCAATACATCAAGGTCACCGTCGACGCGATGGTGtggtatgtatgtataaaCTATCTTTTTTGTATGTAAGTATCCGTACGTGTTGCAAGCTAAGATGGCGGCCGCGCGAGAAGCGACCTTCACACACCATCTAAATGTTGATATTTTTGGACGACGGTTATGTATGTGCAATTCCTGTTAAGTAAGTACATACAGACCCACTGACGTCAGCTAGCTAGATTCttgcttgagcttgagcttaTTTTTGCATGCCAGAACACCTACTTATTCAGGTTACCAACATAACGATGCCCGGACCACCCCTATTTCATGCATCTCCCCATCATCCAACGTTCCAAGCCATGTTTGCACAAAGCTCCGCCCTGAGGTCTGTCTGAGTAGTGCGTATATCCGCACGAACGGACCGCGCAAAATAAATTTTCTTCAAATTCCTTTATATTGACGTTTTGGCGCGTTACATCTGAACAGGGAGGCACAAACGCGAGAAATTTAATGATCAGATATTTTCTCTCGTGGCTTTTGGTAAATTGTTTCTGTCAACACTGTTCGAGAGGGTAAGCCACATGCTAACCCCGATCATGTCACTATGAAGCTTGATGATTTGTACTTGGAAGTTGATTATGATATGACAAGTTGATCATGGTCTCGCGCGACTGCTATAACGCGCCAATAGCCACGCGAGCTGGATCACGTACATAATGGCTCACTAAATCTGATTGCTCGAATAGTAGCTTTAAAGGGTGGTATGTACGAAATTGTTTGGTTTACAATGCATTGGTACCCATGCTTTGTTACGGAAGGGCGGGGCTTGTGGCAGAATTtaattttgctttttcaTTCAAAACGTTTTCACTTGCATGGCGTTTGCATGGCATATACGTGATGCCTTTCGAAATGAACGATTTTGTAAATTATTGCTCAGGGCGGTAGATTCGAACGCGACACATATCACGGCGGGGCCTCACTGCCTCAGGCACTTGGCTGGCGCGACGCCGCTGGAAAATGTGATTTCGCGTTGGGAAGAAAATGCCCTGTATGTATAATTATATAATGAGGTCGCCGCCGCTACGTACTTATATGTCAATAAATGCGCATCAGAGCTAGAATGCGTTCGAAGATCCCGGGGTCGGACGAAGTCATCATTTGCATCAGTGGTGTCAATAGGGTGCGAAAGTGACACGAGGCTACGGAATCCAATCGGGAAACGCCAAACGGAGTGAGTAATTGACTGGAAAGCCAAACTCCGGATATACCATCACTCTACATTGCAGACAGACACAAGTCTGCATTTGCTCCCTCTCGGTCACGTTCGCGCTCTATTGCCCTCTGTCGCCGAGCGATGTCGACTAGAAAAAGAACTCCCAAGGTCGGCCAGTACCGGCCAACTGGCACAACTCTGCACTGGCATCTGCCAGTGTTGACTATACTGAGAATACGCAGTGATTCATGATATCGGCACCATGGGATCTGTTGATTCTCTGCACACTGAAGATTTTCTTCGTTTCCACTTCTGTGGTGTTCTTCGCAATTTGTTGCCTCGCTGCCCGTTCCGCCGGGCGAGAAATGAATCGAGTCAATCTTCTCTCGACCACCTTTTTGCTATTAATATCAATCCCAATCGGAATTGTTTCTAAATGCAGTGGCGACCCTCCCCGGTTATCGAATCTTTTCCCTATCGTCTTTGGGTCAGGTTCAGGGGTTTCCATGCGTACGGGGATGGTGTAGGAAATTATTGCTTGACTCCCCACACCGCCCAAATTCAAGTGACGGGCAGCTCTTGATTAAGAAAAAGAACTTTGTGCGCGGCCAATATGAATGATTGAGATATTGATCTCCTTATGGGAAGTACCCTACAAAATCGACTCTGCCGGTATAAGTGTGAACCTGAATATTTGGGGGACCTCAAGCGCTTAACGCTTTTTGGAATCTGCTTCTGTCGCCTCTGTTTAAGCCCCATCACTTTTTTTCGCCCGTTCTCGATTCTGAGGAACAAAAGCCGGTGATCCCTTTGCTGGTTGCTTTTTCTAGGTCGCCACTATCACCTGTCAccttttcacttttttgtcTATCTTGGCTGGTGCCCTCGACCACGTTTCTATACCCGCCCCGGAGGCCCAATGAACGCGGATACATACGGTCGGAAAAGTCCCAGTGGTCAAAGCCATGATTACGATCAACGCATGGCTGTTGCGTCGTCTTCAAGTGCAAGTTCGAGCCGCCTAGAGGGGGACGATATGGCACACATACCTGGTTCAGCGGATTGCCTCTGTTCTGCATGCCATCTGAGCAGAGATGTTTTCCCTCGAAGACAAGACGGGAAGATCGAGCTTCCAAATCCTATTCTGGTGGCCTCCCACAAGTTCGGAGGAAGACACCGGAGCGTACGCGGTGAGTTAGGGGCTAAATTCACGACGTTCTTTATTTTATGAACATCAATATCTCATGCTCTTTTTACAGCTACGGCGCATACTATGAGCCAGACAGATCCAATGCGCCTGCGTATTGACGCGGAATTGCGCGAGCCCAATCCTAGAGGATTTTCACAGTTGTCTGGTTTGTCCTTCAGCATTGTTTCATTAGAATTTCTCTTATCTCAAAGGGTTTAATTTTTTCTAGGACCTGGTGTCCCGGCAAATCTTCCAGAGTCTCAGTTATCCTTCCCACCGTCTATACGGACCTTTAAGATGTCAGGTAGAAGAATTTCGCCACATGGTTAATCTCAATAGCTGACCTGGTTCTGCTGCTCATGCCTAATTTAGAAGCAGATTTGGTCAAAACCGAACGATCACAGACTCCAGTTCCAGAGAGACATACAGCAAAAGGTGAGAAATCATCAACCTGCTTTGCTGTTCGACaaattgactgtgatgtgatgaTACTCATGGCCAAGATCGTGCAAGGCAATCTAAAAAAGCATCATCGCAACCCAAGTCAAGTAAGATTGATTGATCTCTCCTATCTATTGTTTAGGTGATTCATGTCATATAGAACGCTCGTGGCCAACATTTTCCAACGCTCCGGCAAATAAGAATCGGTCTTCCAGTCGGTCTAGCATTGGTCATTCAGGTAGCTTCTTCAATATTGCTATGGGACCTCATGACACAAAGCTGACATTAAGTAGACCCTGAATTTCAAAACCCATATGCAGAGATTGTATCGCATACTGCGACGCCTTCTTCAGGTATTTATTTACATGTTCCCCCGACTATCGCTCAACGCATTATTCCAACTGATTTTTTTTACTCAGGGGCGGGTAGACACACTTCTTGGCCAGATCCATATGAAAATGCGGTCGAAGAAACCTTTCCTCAGTTGTTCGACTCCCGCGTCGGACTCGGTGAGCGTTCCTATCAAGGATCCTACTTGCAAAGTGACATTGATATTTCCTCTTTTAGGTATACGGGGATTGAATCAATCGGAATCTTCCACAAGTTCGCGGGCAATCAGTAATTCTTCAGGCCCAGATGGCATCAGCGGACAAATGAGCAAATCAAGCTCCGCTATTTCCCATGGGAATGAACGAAAAACTCAAAGCAGCCCCTCGCCTAGGAATGTTCATTTTCCCGGGCGGTATGACCAAACGACATCATCCCTTCCAGCGAGTGAGCGACCATCCACGCCACGCGAGATTAATTCTATTGAGGATCCACTTAGGGTCATACGATTCAATTCGTGTCAAAACCCACAGCCCAGCACGTGTGTCCCACGCAATAACGTGGGCGAGGTCGTTCAGGGTAAGTGCCGTACACTTTGTCGGTTATCTGTGTCGTCACATCATTGACCACTTCCAATATTCGAAAAGGACGTTCTCAAATACGCTTATCACCAGAGCAAATACCAACAGGGACACTACGGTTTCAAGATCCCTTGATGCCCGAATCATTTCCTACGAGTGTGGCAAAATCAAGGGAGTCCTCGACAAGTTTTCAATTGCGATGGGATTCTgacgaggagaagaaggaagaagagcagCCTGTTTTCAGACAGTCTACATATCCTTCCACCTCAACTGTCCCAAGAGATGCCTCCGTTGTGCAGGTAAAGTGGGACTCAGAGCGCAAGCGCAGACAAGGTTATTTTTCACAGGAGGGGGTTGAAAAGTCTCCCTTCAGACACTATAACAAAAGTAGTGACTTTGATCCTAATCCTTGAGTCATAGAGTTATATTACTAATACTTAGTTCTTCAATAACCAGTAGGTTTTAATCTGGCTGTATATATTTAATGCACATGTATTCGTTATTGCGCATATTTTATTAGAACTTTTTACATTTCATTTTCTGCTGAGTCGTGGTCAGTCATCAGCAAAGTTCCACATCAAGGTGTCCAAAATTACGATCATATTGCGCCACAGCATCAGATTTCAGAAATCCCGTTGGTATCCATAGAGAACACCGTCAAATTCCTGTCTTAATGGCCCCTGTCATGATAGCTGTTGTCGATGCTTTTTTATTTAGCCACGCGATGAGAGTCTACAAGTTCCTGAGACGATATTATATAGGCGAGGTCTAGGCCGGCATATAGATCACTCCTTTTAAAAATTCGGTGCGTTACATGATATCTTTTGGAAGCACATAAGACGAGAATCAGTACATTATGTTGAGGTGGAGCAAAAATTCGGATACTTCTACTATACAAATGTAATGCGTATCCCTTTTGTAAAAATGGTTTGATGGTAGCTTTATCTTTACACAGCTGCTAGGAATAATTAATCAACGTAAAAAATCACCGTCTTATTCTGCCAACCAATCTGGCAATGAATATATAACAAGACCAAGGTGAGTGATCCATTCAGGGACCCAGAGGTGATGGGCCTGGACTGACATCGAATAGTGTTGCGCCACACTGGAGACACGTGTACTTCCATAAATGATAGTCTTTCCCAATCATAGTACTACTTTGTGGTCCCAATAGGCGCTGGCCCACTACATCGTGAGCTCTGAGGATTCCGAACTACATAGCGTATAAACTTAGAAAATGGATCCCAGAAATTGGTGGTTGCATCTAGTGGATGTGCGCTTGAAGGTAATTTTTCCTTGACAACTTATGTACTAAAGGTAGGATATCTCGTGTCATGTGAAAGAAAAGCTGATTACAATACTCGGTTTGATTAAGTCCTCTCAAACGAAACATGATCattatttttttaaaaatcaAAGGGCTTCGTTTATTCTCATGTCGTGGCGAATCATATGGCTGTAAGTAAGTAGCACAGGATTCAATCTAACACCTGTCCAAGTTTGTGCAACATAAATTTGGAAGTGAATTTCGTCCGTTCTCTTCCTGGCATCTGAGAGGGAGAGAGCATCTGATCAACCGCTCTTTCAAGTTGTTACTTAATCCTCCGATGATACTATATTCATAAATAAGGTAGTATCAACACGCTGTACATGTGCAGTAATCCAGGGCATTCAATTCAGTAGCAATTGGTCACGTCTTTCAGACAGGAAATGGCATACCCCTAACGTTGGAGGCGTAGGCTAGATGTGTCGAAAAAGACTGTCCAATCATTTTGTCGTGGCAGCTTTCCTTCTGATCCTATGGCAAATTAAGCGGAGAACCAGATCTTAACCGAAGCCTATATCTGGGCACTGTTCTCTGGTCCGCCTCACTTCGAGTATGCTTTGAGGTGCTACACTCCGAACAGTAACCAGAGGTAgacttcttcctctctgcCAGATGGGTAATATAAAGGGAGTTCAATGTCAACGGTTAGCACGAACCCTACCCCAACACATAAACATATTCACACTTACGCTGCATCAAAGATGGTTCTCAAGGTTCACGGAGCCCCGACACCATGCACTCAGCGAGTTCTAAGCATCTTATACGAGAAGCAGGTGCCTTTTGAGCTTGTGCCTGTTGATTTGTCGACTGCAGAACATAAAGGAGCGAAACATCTGGAGAATCATCCTTTCGGATTGTGCCCTTTCATCGTATGGAAATCTTTAATTCTCATTATTATATCTGAAGCATAAAATCGTTGATAGGACGACGATGGATTTGTGCTCTACGAAAGCCGGGCAATTGCCCAGTACATAGCAATGAAGTACGACAACCAGGGTACACAAGGCCTCATTCCCAAAGACCTCAAGTCATATGCTCGTTTCCAGCAAGCGGCGTCAACGGAGACGAGTTATTTTAATGATCTAGCCGGGACCATCTTAATGGAGAGAATCTTTAAACCGTATGTTATTTGACCATGGTTCACGCAGGTCGCTCAATCTCTCTGTAGAATGTTTCTGAATATTCAAAGCGATGAAAAGCTGGTTGAATCTTCTTTGACTAGATTGGCAGCCAACTTGGACGTATACGAGAAAATACtttcaaaacaaaaatactTGGGCGGCGAAGTAAGTGTTTCACAAGTTGCTGGAGGAAAGTTCCTCCATTGAAAGCAATAATAGGAAATTACGTTGGCGGATCTGTATCATTTACCTTGCGGAACTTTGCTCCCAGCTGCTGGTACTGATGTTATCGAAGCCAGACCAAATGTCGCCAGGTGAGTAGTATATTAATACTTGACATTTATTAAGGCTGACAA contains:
- a CDS encoding Glutathione S-transferase hmp2, translating into MVLKVHGAPTPCTQRVLSILYEKQVPFELVPVDLSTAEHKGAKHLENHPFGLCPFIDDDGFVLYESRAIAQYIAMKYDNQGTQGLIPKDLKSYARFQQAASTETSYFNDLAGTILMERIFKPDEKLVESSLTRLAANLDVYEKILSKQKYLGGEEITLADLYHLPCGTLLPAAGTDVIEARPNVARWFKDLSSRESWKAALATTSAM